ACAATTTTTACCTAAATACGtgtaatatttttacattttgttaaagtatTGTATTGTTGTTAAGGTGTATTGTAGTAAATAATTTTAGATTACAGTTGTTAGTACTGCATTAGTTCGTTTGTAAGTACTTTGTCATACATATCCATTGactttataattttcaaataaaaatgtagtcaataactttcaaaacaaataattaaaacattaaatCGCCGCCGACGGCAATGTCACGTAAACTTGTCGAGTGTTCTTGACGTCTGAGAACTGCTGCATTTGTCCTTTTTCCCATTTCCGTTCGCAACGTAAAAATCACTTTACGACAGAAGACGTACTCCATTCGGGAATACTTGTCGGGAGTTAAGAGTGCCGAAGATACAATTagtacctaattttttttttttagtaatttagTACCTAATTCGAATGAAACATTAATTCTATATATCACTATAGTCTTGATTGGACTAAATACTACAGATGCTGGCTAAATGGGATTTGCCTCATTTTTGTACTCATTTCCTTTTAACCACGTAGCATGCTTACTTTGAATAATGATAATCATAttgaataattattaattttacggtttagactcacttctttaagtcgcgcgagtgacttaaaacaagtgagtctaaaccgtaaaattattcaatattagtatgtctcacaactaTTTAAATTCGTTAAATGATAATCTTAATAAAAAACATGGGTGTCCGTGGAGTAGATGGCATTATTTGCGGCCCTTAACCAAGTTTTGAGATCCCAGCAAGACATACCTAACACACCTTTAATAATACGGATACGGCCAAGGTCCTAAAATACTCTGTAGCTGACTAAGCAATTTTTTATCATACATTCatgcattccagcgggattggcgggattgctcagcacagggaggattggaaaggaagaggggaggcctttgcccagcagtgggacacgcaCATaagctaataaataaaaagtacatTCATACAAAATACattgtagtttttagggttccgtacccaaagggtaaaacgggaccctattactaagacttcgctgtccgtccgtccgtccgtccgtccgtctgtcaccaggctgtatctcacgaaccgtgatagctagacagttgaaattttcacagatgatgtatttctgttgccgctataacaacaaatactaaaaacagaataaaataaagatttaaatggggctcccatacaacaaacgtgatttttgaccaaagttaagcaacgtcgggagtggtcagtacttggatgggtgaccgtttttttttgcttttttttagttttttttttgcattatggtacggaacccttcgtgcgcgagtccgactcgcacttgcccggttttttcgtATTTTATTTATGTCCCATCCATTACAAACGATTGTCAACGCAAACAATAGTAACGTCCAACATGGTTGCCAGAAGGGTTTCATTTTACTCGGTTGCACTGAAATCCGATTTGCGTGAAGTCAAATGTCTGTAGTGTTCTaatgatgttttatttttgtaccaTTTTAAACGGACGCTGACTTAACCCATTTTTAAAActatgtcaatataaaatataactatTTTATCGGATTATATCGTTTATACTTCCTGACGTTTTAAACTGTTTCAAGCTTTTGTGGCCAACGGGACTCTGAAGGAAAATATTtaccacataaaaaaaatataaacaaataggCTCTAGACTAACTAGTTTATATTGTAACAATTTACGCGAATTAGGTGCCTGTAGATGCTTAACATGCTTCTGAAGTAAATGTGTAACTTATCAACTTAAATATATCCCTACAATTGTCGggatatatttttaattcattatacgcgatataatccgttaaaaaagttttattttatgagtAAAATTATACtatactaaaaattaaaaagctaTTGATGACAGACCACACCACACCACAATTGTGTATTTCGATAAAAAAACTTATAAGAATGTTTATTACTTAGAAGAATCTTATTCTAATCAAACCAGGTACTCATATAGTTCTTTGGTATAATGATAGCTGACAGCCTCAATCCCCAAGCACGCGAGATGTTTATTATATGCTGACGACCGACCTAAAGCTcatttcgtcgggtgacaagcaaaagtcactaactaacaccattgaaattattggacaataaactgtgttacaagtgtaataaagtgcattgttactttaattttttgatagtacttagtgacttttgcttgtcacccgacgatttatGGAGTGCAGCGATCGTCGGATTGTGCATCTTTGCAGGAGAAAATTGATCGTCTTCATCAGTGGAGCAGTGGAGCAGCAGTAAGCTCCTTTTTAATCATTTAAAGTGTTCCGTCATGTGATGACGTTTAGCCGTGCCAATAGTCCCATATTCGCTCAATACCAGGTAGTCCCTGaggacctaccgcgaaccacgttcgacgtattgccttcctgtcacacttacgtacaaagttacaagtgcgacagagaggcaacacgtcgaacgtggtttgcggtaggtCTCTGATCCCTTGAATCGTGTTGACTCTAACGACTTGGGTTTCATCCTCGATATGCATCTCAACTTTCATGAGCACATGAAAACGGTGGCCACTACCTGCTATCGGAGTTTAGGGTTTGTCGTTCGTATGAAAACAAATACCTACAtcttgtttttgaaaaaaaaatccagaAATCCTTTCTACATACCTATACGAAATTGTTCATGATAAAATGTGATCGATGTTATTATGTGTGTGATGAGTGTGATGACAGGTCATAATGCTACAGAAAACTATGTCAAGTACTTATTGTCGGTTAGGGTGTTACGCATGAGCTCTACAGGAACTTTTATAACCCATTGACATACGCTAACTGACTCTTTCTTCatcataatataaaatattaaattagctATAATACTTTTATAAACTGTACATTTTCAAATGGAATAATTTTTCTTTGAGGACGAGGCCACCGCTTCTCGACCCACCTACGGAACCTCTGCTGACGTTTTGAAGGTTTAATGCTACAACTTTCTGAATCATCCTTTTAGTTCACTCCATAGAGAAAAATTATTGATTTCAGAAACTTTTAACTTGGCCCGTACACGATAACAATATATTATAAGGCTATCTACTATATGTATATAGTAGATAGCCTTAATAAGGACTGTATTTTTTCTAGTGTTTTcaaataacttttaaaatatattgAGTTACTTTTTCTGtagtaaaacatataaaaaaaattacatatgtcATTTcccaaacaaaattttaattgtcTTCCATTATTATGcctactttgtatttttaacaatatcctgTATTTATTATTGTGAGGGAATAACAATATTAATCAACAACTATGCAACTAGCTATAATTTGTAACTCGACAAACCATTGGGATCTAACATTTACTATCTAATTAACTATTAGAACGGCCGAACTAAATTATTTCATCAACGCGCAAATAATTTTAGCAcggcaaaaattaaatacgacATGTAGTTAGTCTAAAACTAACATACGCATTCTATATTAAGAGCTAGGAGTAGTTTTCTCTTATGGTTTACATTAGTGGGAAAGAGACAGTAACAGGTTTTGCTATAAGTACTAAATATGTTGGAGGTTAGATTTGATAGCTGGTGCAGAAGTAACGCTTCAATGCGCAAGCGCACGTTGGCTTTTGGCATGCGTGCACGCTGTTCGCGCCATATGCAATTAATGTCTGATGCGCTCGCGTCCCAGTCACTTGTACAGGTGTTCCGCAATTAATAGCACGTCTGTGTGCATACCTAATGTGTATATACAAGGTGCAGACATACGTCTAGGTTAGGGTTACATTGCTCAAAGAAAGTGTCATTCCCAAAGGaatcaatataaataaaattgttactATGAAATTTTAATCGAGTCCAACATttacaatacctacctaattcgcGTGTTAGTTTTATACTTACCTTCAGAAGTCGGCTATACAATCGTTAAGATTTCGAATGCTCTCAAAAGCATAGATGGCATGGCACATTTATCTTATTTATGAGTATGCACAGATTGGCAGTAGCAAATGTAAACACTGGTAATTGTGGATAGATTTCAAAGATGTTTGAATTGAATCCAtcattgtaaataaaatttatacgaGTAACTATTTTGAATAAATTGTAGAAAAATTAGCCCCATGAATTCAACCCCTTTCGTACAAAATTAAGGTTATGAATTTTCTGTTGCGACTGTCTTTAATTGAAAATTGTAAACGAGAGTACATAGATTGACGAGAGCCGCAGGAATTAAAAACTCAAGTTTGCAATAATCAGCGATACGAACAGcttgtatgatttttttttattttggacAATTTATTAACTAAGGCACTCTTAAAACTACTAAATGTTTTTCCAGTTGTTCAGAAAGCTATCAACAATAATTAAGGAGCTTAGATGAGTAATGTATCAATTTGACGTTAACTTTAGTCATATATCCAAAATGATAAGTGATAACTGATAACAAACACGGGTACTCAGTTGAGGCTATCAGTGATTTATTGCTTACCCGTTACCGTAATTGACATCAttttgaaatatatatttagacatatataaagtaaaatatttttttatataaggaAATTCCATTATGATACTAATTAAcgagtaatgtactatttatcagaatattatatttaatcgtTTAAAACATAGGTAGTGTTAGGTTAAAAAAATCTCCAGAAGTCGACATGAACATGATAAGATgatgataagtataatatatcAGGAAccatttagtttaggtatttcaTAATTTTACTTCTTTGTATGACATTTTGTTtgtatgataaaaaacctcACGCATACATCTGCGGAGTTATTTCtaattaaaacaaatgtaaGTTAAATCTTTTAAGTATCTCTGGCACTAAAAATGTGAATCAATAAATAGATAATAAGATAACACTAACtgggtacctactaaaataacTTTAAATAGTCAGGATGATAAAAAcgtaaaatttaaaacaataggtatacatttatttatattattaacatttattgcACCCAAACAAAATGAAGAAAAATATCAAATAGCGTACAATAAACACTTAGGTAATTTATACAGATACATAATAGAATATATTTGACTGTTGTTAGATTATCAAAAAGATTCCAACAGGCGAACACACCTTTACCCCTATAAAACACTTTAATATGTAAAAGTAGGACCTTCTTCCCTCTCCTGTTGCGACTTTCATACTTAGGTAAATATTTCACCTTAGATCATTCTCAAGATAAAAGTAACCTATATCCTAAATCCTAATCCACGTAAGCTATTTGGATGCCAAATATCTAAAAATCATCCCATATACACTTTCACATCTGTAATATTAATAGGATAAAATCAAACACAACATCATCAAATAGACAAACTATACTTATCATAAAATATACAATAACCATGGCGGAATTGAAACCTATATTATTTAGAATTTCGAGGCAATAGCTGGGAACCGATTTTTGAATTACGAGTGCTCGATTTCGTGATTTTCCCTTCaatatatctccactactaggcatttaaattctactaacaGAATTTAAAACGAGTTGCCAATACCAATAGATTCCAAATATCTGTTGTTCGTATTTCAAAATTATCAattcgctgttttccaccgacTTCCGAgtaacgaaatcgagcgctcgaaattcaaaaattgaGCCCCTGGTCAGATAATACCAAAGCTTTTAAAGCGCCGAGATCTTTTCCGTTAATACAAATTTAAACCGTAATTgcttgtatgtttttttattttttattttggacAATTTATTAACTAAGGCACTCTTAAAACTACTAAATGTTTTTCCAGTTGTTCAGAAAGCTATCAACAATAATTAAGGAGCTTAGATGAGTAATGTATCAATTTGACGTTAACTTTAGTCATATATCCAAAATGATAAGTGATAACTGATAACAATCACAGGTACACGTAAGCTATTTGGATGCCAAATATCTAAAAATCATCCAATATGCACTTTCACATCTGTAATATTAATAGGATAAAATCAAACACAACATCATCAAATAGACAAACTATACTTATCATAAAATATACAATAACCATGGCGGAATTGAAACCTATATAATATTTAGAATTTCGAGGCAATGGGGACCGATTTTTGAATTACGAgtaacgaaatcgagcgctcgaaattaaaaaattgaGCCCCTGGTCAGATAATACCAAAGCTTTTAAAGCGCCGAGATCTTTTCCGTTAATACAAATTTAAACCGTAATTACAAAAGCATTGCATTGTCAATGTACGATTAAACCCACATTACGTCCACGTAATCGCATCGTACACGCATTTCTCATTAGCGATAAACATTAGCGGTGCTTTATCTGCCAACCCTAGCAATGTCACTGCCAAGTGCATTGTTCTAGCCTCGCCGGAAGGTAGGGTTGCCAATTATAATACAGCCGGTTTCGAACTATTGTTAGCGCCATTGTACTTGTtaagaatatttatttttggCAGCTATTGATAAGCGGTTGTAAATGATCATAATTATTGTCAACTTCCTGTGTTCCTTTTATAAACAACTGAAACACTTTCATTGAAACTGCATTGTGCACACCAGCCAATAGCAATTAAGATCTTTATTTACTAACATGGCTTCTGGcaaacaattttaattttaattatttttaagaagTTTACAATGTGTGTTAGTATATGGTAATGGAATGGCGAcatttcatgatatgcctagaaATTTCATAATTTGAAGGATTTTACGATCGGCTGCCGACATAAAATAAACGGTTCTCTTGGCGAATAATCACCACCACCAAGCTAGCAAGATGAATTAAATTTTGAAAGAGttctaaattataatttaattaaaacatattattataaaataacgtAGCCTAGGATGATGAATAGGTAGACGTAACATAGACAAATATAAGTAAATGCCtttttcattatttattaaggTACTTACTACATAGTTACAACAACACTATAAGATGAACTATAAAACTATCCCCGGGCCTCAGACTATCTCCATACCTAATTACATCTAAATCGgctcagcggtttaagcgtgaagagataacagacagacagacaaagttactttcacatttataatattagtaggggtAAATTACTCATCAGTTGCGTTCTCGCACgtgagtccatacttgaagtagcgcttgatgtatggagtcgcgcgtgAGAATGCAACTCATACTAGACCGTCTGCTGTTAGACCAAGCGAGATAGAATTGGTTGCCTAACATTGCTTACATTGCTATTTATGAAAATCACTTGAATTCACGCAAAATATAATACGAGTAAGTTAGAATAAGCCTTTTGAAATGTGTTACGTATTTCTACTCTTATCTCTTATTATAGGTGTTCTCATTTTTATTGTCTAAGATAGAGAAAAAACTGCCACGTTATATTGTTTGCAGTGAATTCAAATTGATGTCAGAAGCAGCTGTGTACGATTGATTCACGATGCATGCGCTTACGCCGGCCCGGTCACCTCGGCTCGTGACACATTGTCCAAATAAATATGCTGCGGAACATCTGCGCTTAACATTCTACTGAAAATAGACTaaccattattattataaattaaatattaacattaatatttactatttagtAGAGGGCCGTTAGACTTATAAATGCAAAAACTCAGGAATCCTAGTATTCAGAAAAGATTTTCGTGATTTTGCATTGTATTGTCAAAAGATTAAATAAACAAGTTTACTCATGCcagttacaataaaattataggtaATTTGTATGGCGAAATTTCAAAAAGATCCAAGTGCACTGCAATTTGGCACACAGGTACAAAAATGATCtaccaatatttttatttttaatcataAATGGCGGCGGTTTATAGGCAAATCAATTTTCATGTAATTTTGCCTGGGATGCCAAATACCCAACGAGGGGCCAAAAAGCCCAGAACCTTTATCGTAAGCGGCTTTTGCAAAAGGTTTCCCGAATAGGTAATCGGGTTCCGGTGATGAAAATTTACGGCACTCTACTAAGCTATTGCTCTCTAATAAGAAAATTAAGAAACACTGACAGGTTCATATTCTAAATTCTGACTAAACGGATCACTGATGCTAACGATTGGTGAATCATCCTCAATTGAGTAATACAAGTGATCGCTATTACTTGATAACGAAACCGATACTGCGGAGCTAATTATGGAGACCGTTGCATAATGGCTGTCAAAACGTTCATTAGCATGTTTCAAGCGCCAATCCGCTAGTTGCTCTTCGGTTGGGTGTAGCGCGGAAATATAGCTTGGAGCGATACTATGGCAACTTCTCACGGAACCCAACCGTAAGAAATCATGATGTAAAGATGTCGGTATGTCTGGAATATCTTTGGAATAATTCAAGAAAGTGTTGCTCTGAACTCCACGTAAAGGTACCTTCGGTGGCAACACCAAGGCATCCACCGTTTTATGCTTCACGAATAGCAGTCTTTTGCTTCCTTTCAATAGAAAGGGATATTTTCGAATAAGTATGTACAGTGTGAAAGCCCCAAAGAAAAGAGAAGCAATTGCTATTAAAGGCAATACTATTAATCGTTTTTTAAAAGAAGAATTACTTGTGTTATTCGACGAAACATCAATGCAATGAGAACTTTCGACAGTACCCGATTTAAGATCTACAGGGCAAAAAGTATACTCATTATACATATCCATATTATAAAGTCGAATTGTGTCTGGTAAGACGTTTACACAAAATACTTGATTCGCACATGAATGTCGATACCAAATAAGCCCATGACCTTCAGTTCTTGATAAACTTAACTCGACCATTGTAAAATTTTCGCCTATAAGAATTATAACCGGTTTGACCCACAAACTGTCTTTTGAAGTAGTATAGTCTATCACCGTTGAATTACCTTGAGAAAGAGATTTCAGGACATTCACTGAGCATTGATAGTTGTGAAAAGGTGATACCACTCTTGACGTAGAGTCTGGAGAAGTTTTTGAGACGCACATAAAACTCTCTGTGCTCGATTCTTCATTTTCAACAGTTTTACGTTGCATATCAACAGTAACTATATGTTTTGGTTCATTTTCTTTGCAATAAGCGACAAATTCATAAAACGTTTTTCCTTGCACAGATTTGGGAGAGTTGCAAATCGGATCTACCAATAGTATAGCGAGATCAGTTAATCGTCTTAATTCTCTGTCCGAGCAATCACAATGCCACCAATTTTCTACCAGATTTAATCTAACTTTTGGCGTGGAAAATGACGTCATGACATTAAATAGACCCGGTTCTATGCGGCTTaggaaattattatttaaatttaaatattccaATTCCATCAGATTATCAAATGCTCCTGGTTCTATATAAGAGATTCTATTGGAAGCGAGGTATAGTGACTTGCAATACCTCAGTCTGGTAAAGCTTGCGTTTCCTAAATTGGCACCAAAGTCGTTGCTTGATAAATCTACCCAGGTTAGCATAGAAAAACTCGGTAATTGTGAGGACCCTGTAAGATTTTCCGGATTCCAATAACCAGTTTCCACTACTGTTAATGTTGATAAAGATTGGCTCACTGCAGATAGAAAATTTTCTTGCATGTCAATAATGTTGCATttctttataaaaatgttttttaagttTGCGAGTCCTAGCAATGCGCGTTGACTCCACGATGTAATGATTATTTCTTCTAACAACAGTAGTCTCAAATTTCTTGCGAATGCAGCAGAGAAGGCATTCTGTGGGATATGATGAAGGTTTCCGCCTATGATACCAATTTCGACCACCACCGGCCGTAGTCTTGTAAGCCAGTTCTTTGGCAGTGATTCATTAGTAAAGCGGGGTTCCGTCAAAGTCAAAAATACTCTGTGACAATTCACCTCTGCAGCctgtaataaaaattatatgtgtattgttaaaaaaaaaaaacttgtttataaataaagtgtatttatttatacaccaTTTAAGGCAGGGTAAATCGTCTATTACTGGCCACTTTCCAATAACTGGCTTATATTAAAATGGCCaaaataagtaatctacttatttatttataaccgAAACCGAAAGTTCTGTTTTGACttagtttcggccgaaattGAAACATGGAGTTCTTTCTAGACATATgaaaaggtacggaacccttcgtgcgcgagtccgactcgcacttgcccggttttttcgtATTTTATTTATGTCCCATCCATTACAAACGATTGTCAACGCAAACAATAGTAACGTCCAACATGGTTGCCAGAAGGGTTTCATTTTACTCGGTTGCACTGAAATCCGATTTGCGTGAAGTCAAATGTCTGTAGTGTTCTaatgatgttttatttttgtaccaTTTTAAACGGACGCTGACTTAACCCATTTTTAAAActatgtcaatataaaatataactatTTTATCGGATTAT
The Cydia splendana chromosome 8, ilCydSple1.2, whole genome shotgun sequence genome window above contains:
- the LOC134793260 gene encoding uncharacterized protein LOC134793260; protein product: MQENFLSAVSQSLSTLTVVETGYWNPENLTGSSQLPSFSMLTWVDLSSNDFGANLGNASFTRLRYCKSLYLASNRISYIEPGAFDNLMELEYLNLNNNFLSRIEPGLFNVMTSFSTPKVRLNLVENWWHCDCSDRELRRLTDLAILLVDPICNSPKSVQGKTFYEFVAYCKENEPKHIVTVDMQRKTVENEESSTESFMCVSKTSPDSTSRVVSPFHNYQCSVNVLKSLSQGNSTVIDYTTSKDSLWVKPVIILIGENFTMVELSLSRTEGHGLIWYRHSCANQVFCVNVLPDTIRLYNMDMYNEYTFCPVDLKSGTVESSHCIDVSSNNTSNSSFKKRLIVLPLIAIASLFFGAFTLYILIRKYPFLLKGSKRLLFVKHKTVDALVLPPKVPLRGVQSNTFLNYSKDIPDIPTSLHHDFLRLGSVRSCHSIAPSYISALHPTEEQLADWRLKHANERFDSHYATVSIISSAVSVSLSSNSDHLYYSIEDDSPIVSISDPFSQNLEYEPVSVS